The Verrucomicrobium spinosum DSM 4136 = JCM 18804 genome includes a region encoding these proteins:
- the hisC gene encoding histidinol-phosphate transaminase: MSVWTQANPQLKDLVAYKPGKPIEELARERGLQPGDIIKMASNENPLGPSPKAVAAMQNALTEAHIYPDGAGYRLREALANKFGVTLGQIVLGNGSNEIIELIGHAFLREGDQVVTAEHAFVVYKLMATLFGAETIEVPDPGLVHDLDAMLAAITPRTRELFIANPNNPTGTVVSMEALDRFMDKVPDHVVVVLDEAYYEFLDNPPDTMKYVREGRNVILLRTFSKIQGLAGLRIGYGIGPEELITVLHKTRQPFNANAIAQAGAVAGLADEEHQNRTKQITDEGRTYLQDEFGKMGLEFVPSYANFVLVKVGDGNLVFQKMLDKGVIVRAMAEYKLPDWVRISVGTMEQNQRCIATLKGILGK, encoded by the coding sequence ATGAGTGTCTGGACCCAAGCCAATCCCCAACTGAAAGACCTGGTCGCTTACAAGCCAGGCAAGCCGATTGAAGAACTGGCCCGCGAACGCGGTCTGCAACCCGGGGACATCATCAAGATGGCCTCCAATGAAAATCCCTTGGGGCCCTCGCCCAAGGCGGTGGCGGCCATGCAGAACGCGCTCACGGAGGCTCACATCTACCCGGATGGAGCCGGCTATCGCCTGCGCGAGGCTCTGGCCAACAAGTTTGGCGTCACCCTCGGTCAGATCGTTCTGGGCAACGGCTCCAACGAAATCATTGAACTCATCGGCCACGCTTTCCTGCGTGAGGGCGATCAGGTGGTGACGGCCGAGCACGCCTTCGTGGTGTACAAGCTCATGGCCACGCTCTTCGGTGCGGAAACCATTGAGGTGCCCGATCCGGGCCTCGTGCATGATCTGGATGCCATGCTGGCAGCCATCACCCCGCGGACTCGCGAGCTCTTCATCGCCAATCCCAACAATCCCACTGGGACGGTGGTGAGCATGGAGGCGCTTGATCGCTTCATGGACAAGGTGCCCGACCATGTCGTCGTGGTGCTGGATGAGGCCTATTACGAGTTCCTCGACAACCCGCCGGACACGATGAAGTATGTGCGTGAGGGCCGGAACGTTATCCTGCTGCGCACCTTCTCCAAGATCCAGGGCCTGGCCGGTCTGCGCATCGGTTACGGGATCGGACCCGAGGAGCTGATCACCGTGCTGCATAAGACCCGTCAGCCCTTCAATGCCAACGCCATCGCCCAAGCGGGTGCCGTGGCAGGTCTGGCCGACGAGGAGCACCAGAACCGCACCAAGCAGATCACCGATGAAGGTCGCACCTATCTCCAAGACGAGTTTGGCAAAATGGGCCTGGAGTTTGTGCCCAGCTACGCCAACTTCGTGCTGGTGAAGGTGGGAGACGGCAATCTGGTCTTCCAGAAGATGCTGGACAAGGGTGTCATCGTTCGCGCCATGGCAGAGTACAAGCTGCCCGACTGGGTGCGTATTTCGGTCGGTACCATGGAGCAGAACCAGCGCTGCATCGCCACCCTGAAGGGCATTTTGGGGAAGTGA
- a CDS encoding SAM-dependent methyltransferase encodes MSVPAQFVYSTCREGSERLLKAEVARRHEGLLTPAFMRPQFVTWKATRILPPGFELGCVFGRASGTSVGLFPEEKALVQKLGEIADGRPYHLHVFPRDCHEDGVSTLQWADMDAIRARLVGLALGAGLSAPTESRPNRGDLIFDVMVGDKATEPLFFGRHLHSASHHPLAGGLPRLELPLEAPSRAWLKMEQALAWSGLDGKQSLQGQVVLELGSAPGGASYSLLQHGAQVYGVDTGVMDPDVLGFHDATTGARFQHLRMAVGTLAPHHLPPEVDVLVSDMNLAPGVVIPYLENLCRRHRPALLILTLKMTDERLESKVGEILGSLRRFVPTPLKATQLPANRREVCVVAGGLGAV; translated from the coding sequence GTGTCTGTTCCTGCCCAATTCGTCTATTCCACCTGTCGTGAAGGTTCTGAACGCCTCTTGAAGGCGGAGGTCGCGCGGCGGCATGAGGGGCTGCTGACGCCCGCTTTCATGCGGCCACAATTCGTGACGTGGAAGGCCACAAGAATACTGCCTCCGGGCTTTGAGCTGGGCTGCGTGTTTGGCCGGGCGTCCGGGACTTCGGTGGGGTTGTTCCCCGAGGAGAAAGCGCTGGTCCAGAAGTTGGGGGAGATTGCCGATGGCCGCCCCTATCACCTGCATGTGTTCCCAAGGGATTGTCATGAGGACGGGGTGTCCACCTTGCAGTGGGCGGATATGGATGCGATTCGCGCCCGGTTGGTCGGTCTCGCCCTCGGGGCGGGGTTGTCCGCTCCAACCGAGAGTCGGCCGAACCGTGGTGATCTTATTTTTGACGTCATGGTGGGAGACAAGGCCACGGAACCTCTCTTCTTTGGCCGCCATCTTCACAGTGCCAGTCATCACCCACTCGCAGGCGGGTTGCCGCGTTTGGAATTGCCCCTGGAGGCTCCCTCACGGGCGTGGCTGAAGATGGAGCAGGCTCTGGCTTGGTCGGGCCTGGACGGAAAGCAGTCCTTGCAAGGGCAGGTCGTGCTGGAACTTGGCAGCGCGCCGGGCGGAGCCAGTTATTCTCTCCTCCAACATGGCGCTCAAGTTTATGGCGTCGATACCGGAGTGATGGATCCGGATGTGCTGGGTTTCCATGATGCCACGACGGGTGCGAGGTTCCAACACCTGCGTATGGCGGTGGGCACCCTGGCCCCGCATCACCTGCCGCCGGAGGTGGATGTCTTGGTATCTGACATGAATCTCGCTCCCGGGGTGGTGATCCCGTATCTTGAGAACTTGTGCCGCCGCCATCGTCCTGCGCTGCTCATCCTCACCCTGAAGATGACCGACGAGCGATTGGAAAGCAAAGTGGGGGAGATCTTGGGCTCGTTGCGCCGGTTCGTGCCGACGCCTCTGAAGGCAACTCAACTGCCTGCCAACCGCCGCGAGGTGTGCGTGGTGGCGGGGGGGCTGGGGGCGGTGTGA
- the mnmE gene encoding tRNA uridine-5-carboxymethylaminomethyl(34) synthesis GTPase MnmE, translating into MHDTIAAISTAFGEAAISVLRLSGEHALQVAQRVFKGKRVLEALEPRVQHFGNILDEEGAVVDSVLLSHFRAPASYTGEDVVEISCHGGILVTRRIFELLMHHGARAAEAGEFTQRAFVNGKMDLTQAEAVMDLIHAQSEMALKAATQQLEGRLGKESEHLRADLIELLAHVEAYIDFPDEDIDPDTGAAMQKRLASIHLRVGSLLDTAHHGRILRSGARTVICGEPNVGKSSLLNLLSGFDRAIVSAEAGTTRDTIEEVLHIHGLPFVLVDTAGIREGAGSIEQSGIDRTNREMARADVILEVVDGSLPRDAARRVPGLEDRRGYLLILNKSDLGLHPSWLPDVERGAILLSCENQEGLDPLRAAMRDAVWTGAGAGNSQMVAINARHQACFQRAAESLVHGAAALKRGEAPEFVAVFLREAMEAVGEVTGRVDVEEILGAIFSRFCIGK; encoded by the coding sequence ATGCACGATACGATCGCCGCGATCAGCACTGCCTTCGGTGAGGCAGCCATCAGCGTCCTGCGCCTGTCAGGGGAACATGCCCTGCAGGTGGCCCAGCGGGTCTTTAAGGGGAAGCGAGTCCTGGAGGCGCTGGAGCCTCGCGTGCAGCACTTTGGGAACATTTTGGATGAGGAAGGCGCGGTGGTGGACTCTGTTCTGCTCAGCCATTTCCGGGCCCCGGCCAGCTACACGGGCGAGGACGTCGTGGAAATCTCCTGCCACGGTGGCATCCTGGTGACGCGGCGCATTTTTGAGTTGCTCATGCACCATGGCGCGCGCGCTGCCGAAGCGGGTGAGTTTACCCAACGGGCCTTCGTGAATGGGAAGATGGATCTCACACAGGCCGAGGCGGTGATGGATCTAATTCACGCGCAGAGCGAAATGGCGCTCAAGGCGGCGACGCAGCAGCTGGAGGGGCGCTTGGGCAAGGAATCCGAGCATCTGCGGGCGGACTTGATCGAACTTCTCGCTCACGTGGAGGCCTACATCGACTTCCCGGATGAGGACATCGATCCCGACACCGGTGCTGCCATGCAGAAGCGTCTGGCATCGATCCATCTGCGGGTTGGATCGTTGCTCGACACGGCCCATCACGGTCGCATCCTCCGCAGCGGGGCTCGCACCGTGATCTGCGGGGAGCCCAATGTGGGCAAGTCCTCGCTCCTCAATCTGCTCAGTGGTTTTGACCGTGCCATCGTCAGTGCCGAAGCGGGGACGACACGGGACACGATCGAGGAAGTGCTCCATATTCACGGGCTGCCGTTTGTGCTGGTGGATACTGCCGGCATCCGCGAGGGCGCTGGCAGCATCGAGCAGAGCGGGATCGACCGGACCAACCGGGAAATGGCTCGTGCGGATGTGATCCTTGAGGTCGTGGATGGCAGTCTTCCTCGCGACGCTGCCCGCCGCGTGCCGGGGCTGGAGGATCGCCGTGGCTATCTGCTGATCTTGAACAAGAGCGATCTGGGACTTCATCCAAGCTGGCTGCCTGATGTGGAGCGCGGGGCGATTCTCTTATCCTGTGAAAACCAAGAGGGGCTTGATCCTCTGCGTGCGGCCATGCGCGATGCCGTATGGACCGGGGCAGGGGCGGGTAATTCCCAGATGGTAGCGATCAATGCCCGGCATCAGGCTTGTTTCCAGCGTGCGGCGGAGTCGTTGGTGCATGGAGCTGCGGCGCTGAAGCGGGGAGAGGCCCCCGAGTTTGTCGCGGTTTTTCTCCGTGAAGCGATGGAGGCGGTCGGCGAAGTCACCGGTCGGGTGGACGTTGAGGAAATCCTCGGAGCCATCTTCAGCCGTTTCTGCATTGGCAAATGA
- a CDS encoding ThuA domain-containing protein, with the protein MKLRTFLILSLCFLTATLASAQISFQGKEGPGKGKKIVLLAGDEEYRSEEVMPMLAKILSERHGFDTTVVFSINPASGEVDPEAKGNNPGLEALDSADLCIMLLRFRTWPDEQMKHFAAYAASGKPIIAIRTSTHAFNGLKGQYASFNSFGKKVLGEQWVSHWGKHKSEATKGIIEPGQEQNALLRGVKDIFGDTDVYEAYPPADAKILVRGQVLNGMTPESPAASYSKKRASDKAEQDVNSPMMPVVWTREVKTESGKDAKILTTTMGSSSDFRNDDLRRLIINGAYWATGLEVPAKADVSFVGDFKGSFYGFKGFVKGLKPEDYKK; encoded by the coding sequence ATGAAACTGCGAACCTTCCTCATTCTCTCCCTCTGCTTCCTCACGGCCACTCTGGCCTCCGCCCAAATCTCCTTCCAGGGCAAAGAGGGCCCGGGCAAGGGCAAGAAGATCGTCCTTCTCGCCGGGGATGAAGAGTATCGATCCGAAGAAGTGATGCCCATGCTGGCCAAGATCCTGTCCGAGCGACATGGCTTCGATACCACCGTCGTGTTTTCCATCAACCCCGCCAGCGGCGAAGTGGATCCCGAAGCCAAGGGCAACAATCCCGGCCTGGAAGCCCTGGATTCCGCCGACCTTTGCATCATGCTCCTGCGCTTCCGCACCTGGCCCGATGAGCAGATGAAGCACTTCGCCGCCTACGCCGCTTCTGGCAAGCCGATCATCGCCATCCGCACCAGCACCCATGCGTTTAACGGTCTGAAAGGCCAGTACGCCTCCTTCAACAGCTTCGGCAAAAAAGTCCTTGGCGAGCAGTGGGTCTCCCACTGGGGCAAACACAAGTCTGAGGCGACCAAGGGCATCATTGAGCCCGGCCAGGAACAGAATGCGCTGCTGCGCGGCGTGAAGGACATCTTCGGCGACACCGATGTCTATGAAGCTTATCCCCCAGCGGATGCCAAGATCCTGGTTCGTGGTCAGGTGCTGAATGGCATGACTCCCGAGTCCCCCGCCGCCAGCTACTCCAAAAAGCGCGCCAGCGACAAAGCCGAGCAGGATGTGAACAGCCCCATGATGCCGGTGGTCTGGACGCGTGAAGTGAAGACGGAGTCCGGCAAGGACGCCAAGATCCTGACCACGACCATGGGCTCCTCCTCGGACTTCCGTAACGACGACCTCCGCCGCCTCATCATCAACGGTGCCTACTGGGCCACCGGACTGGAAGTGCCAGCCAAGGCCGATGTCAGCTTCGTCGGCGACTTCAAGGGCAGCTTCTACGGCTTCAAGGGCTTCGTAAAAGGTCTGAAGCCTGAGGACTACAAGAAGTAA
- the speA gene encoding biosynthetic arginine decarboxylase, with protein sequence MSKKLPPWSIEESATTYGIRDWGNGYFDVSAKGEVVVNLKDGTKTKPVSLPDIVRGMRERGMQLPVLIRFGDLLRWRIEELNESFNNAIREANYKGVYRGVYPIKVNQQQEVIEEVTRYGRKYHYGLEAGSKPELIAALAYMQDPEAYIVCNGYKDEEFIDLALRAQKMGLQVILVLEMPSELDLILERSRLLGITPQLGVRIRLSTESAGHWSESGGDQSVFGLNISQVMRTVDVLREKGMLDCLQMLHYHQGSQIPSIRAIRNAAVEAARVYVGLVQEGAKMGILDLGGGLAISYDGLKSNETSSADYGMKEYCADVIEAISEVTDEAGIPHPNIISESGRAIVAYYSVLVINVLDINRYEASGIKKLPAKSPPLLKNVFELCERVRKNGQKLTSEFLQEIYNDAVYYRDKIRSEFGSGKVSLRQRAQGEELYWEILAWIAQHVKSGNFTAEQMARLDAVLTDFYYGNFSVFQSLPDFWAIDQLFPVMPIHRLKEKPTRTVVLSDITCDCDGKIDRFIHDREIKSSLPLHDIKVEDEYMLGIFLVGAYQETLGDLHNLLGDTNVVSVRMENGKLKYTRELEGDTVSEVLSYVEYDPKEMVRRFRVLAEDAVVKKRITAKERFSIMEAYENGLRGYTYFES encoded by the coding sequence ATGAGCAAAAAACTCCCCCCGTGGTCCATCGAGGAATCCGCCACCACCTACGGCATTCGCGACTGGGGCAATGGATACTTTGACGTCTCCGCCAAAGGCGAAGTCGTGGTGAATCTGAAGGATGGGACAAAGACGAAACCGGTCAGTCTGCCCGACATCGTTCGCGGCATGCGCGAGCGTGGCATGCAGCTTCCCGTGCTGATCCGTTTTGGTGATCTGCTTCGCTGGCGGATTGAGGAGCTCAACGAGAGCTTCAACAACGCCATCCGTGAGGCTAACTACAAGGGCGTCTATCGTGGCGTCTATCCCATCAAGGTAAACCAGCAGCAGGAGGTGATTGAGGAAGTCACCCGCTATGGTCGCAAGTATCACTACGGTCTCGAGGCTGGCAGCAAGCCGGAACTCATCGCCGCCCTGGCCTACATGCAGGATCCAGAGGCCTACATCGTGTGCAACGGGTACAAGGACGAGGAGTTTATTGATCTCGCCCTGCGTGCGCAGAAGATGGGCCTGCAGGTCATCCTCGTGCTGGAGATGCCCAGTGAGCTTGATCTCATTTTGGAGCGATCGAGGCTGCTCGGCATCACGCCGCAGCTCGGTGTGCGCATTCGACTTTCCACGGAGAGCGCCGGTCACTGGAGCGAGAGCGGTGGGGACCAGAGCGTCTTTGGTCTGAACATCAGCCAGGTGATGCGGACCGTGGACGTCCTGCGCGAGAAGGGCATGCTCGACTGCCTACAGATGCTTCACTACCACCAGGGCTCCCAGATCCCGAGCATTCGCGCCATTCGTAACGCGGCGGTGGAGGCTGCCCGCGTCTATGTCGGCCTGGTGCAGGAAGGTGCCAAGATGGGCATCCTGGACCTCGGCGGCGGTCTGGCCATCAGCTATGACGGACTGAAGTCCAACGAGACCAGCAGCGCCGACTACGGCATGAAGGAGTACTGCGCGGACGTCATCGAGGCCATCAGTGAAGTCACCGATGAGGCTGGCATCCCGCACCCCAACATCATCTCGGAATCCGGTCGTGCCATCGTGGCCTACTATTCCGTGCTCGTCATCAACGTGCTGGACATCAACCGCTACGAGGCCTCCGGCATCAAGAAGCTCCCGGCCAAGTCGCCGCCGCTGCTGAAGAATGTCTTCGAGCTCTGTGAACGCGTGCGCAAGAACGGCCAGAAGCTCACCTCAGAGTTCCTTCAGGAGATCTACAACGATGCGGTGTACTATCGTGACAAGATCCGCTCCGAGTTCGGCTCCGGGAAGGTCAGTCTCCGTCAGCGTGCACAGGGTGAGGAGCTCTATTGGGAGATCCTCGCCTGGATCGCCCAGCACGTGAAATCGGGCAACTTTACCGCCGAGCAGATGGCCCGGCTGGATGCGGTCCTCACAGACTTTTACTACGGGAACTTCAGCGTCTTCCAGTCCCTGCCTGACTTCTGGGCCATCGACCAGCTTTTCCCGGTCATGCCCATTCACAGGCTGAAGGAGAAGCCCACACGCACGGTGGTTCTGAGCGACATCACTTGCGACTGTGACGGCAAGATCGACCGGTTCATTCATGACCGCGAGATCAAGTCCAGCCTGCCCCTCCACGACATCAAGGTAGAGGACGAGTACATGCTCGGCATCTTCCTCGTGGGTGCGTATCAAGAGACGCTGGGCGACCTGCACAACCTCTTGGGCGATACCAACGTGGTCAGCGTGCGCATGGAGAACGGCAAGCTGAAGTACACCCGCGAGCTTGAGGGGGACACCGTCAGTGAAGTGCTGAGCTACGTGGAATACGATCCCAAGGAAATGGTGCGCCGTTTCCGCGTGCTCGCTGAGGACGCGGTGGTGAAAAAACGCATCACAGCGAAGGAGCGCTTCTCCATCATGGAAGCGTATGAAAACGGCCTGCGTGGCTACACGTATTTCGAGTCCTGA
- a CDS encoding saccharopine dehydrogenase family protein, whose product MSHRVLIIGAGGVGRVVTHKCAQLPEVFGEIMLASRTKSKCDGIAAELSRPIQTAGVDADNVPQLVALLKEFKPEVVINVALPYQDLTIMDACLEAGVHYIDTANYEPPDVAKFEYHWQWAYQQKFKDAGLTALLGCGFDPGVTNVYTAYALKHHFSKIDTLDIIDCNAGDHGKAFATNFNPEINLREVTANGRYWEDGKWVETKPLEIGGTFDFPAGIGPKKIYCLYHEELESLTKHIPIRRARFWMTFSDNYIKHMEVLVNVGMTGIKPIKYQGVDIVPIQFLKALLPEPGTLGADTKGKTCIGNWIEGTGKDGQLLRYYVYNICDHEECYRETNSQGVSYTTGVPAMIAARQLLTNPAEYRQPGVWNVEQLNPDPFMEDLNKYGLPWVETFPTESLAV is encoded by the coding sequence ATGTCCCACAGAGTCCTCATCATTGGTGCCGGCGGTGTCGGCCGTGTCGTCACCCACAAGTGCGCCCAGCTTCCGGAAGTTTTCGGGGAGATCATGCTTGCCAGCCGTACGAAGTCAAAGTGCGACGGCATCGCTGCCGAGCTGAGTCGCCCCATTCAGACCGCCGGTGTGGATGCCGACAATGTGCCCCAGTTGGTCGCCCTTCTGAAGGAGTTCAAGCCTGAGGTGGTGATCAATGTCGCACTGCCCTACCAGGATCTTACCATCATGGACGCCTGCCTTGAGGCGGGGGTGCATTACATCGACACCGCAAACTACGAGCCGCCAGATGTGGCCAAGTTCGAGTACCACTGGCAGTGGGCCTACCAGCAGAAGTTCAAGGACGCTGGTCTGACCGCGCTGCTGGGCTGCGGGTTCGACCCCGGCGTGACCAACGTGTACACCGCGTACGCGCTGAAGCATCACTTCAGCAAGATCGACACGCTCGACATCATCGACTGCAACGCGGGCGACCATGGCAAGGCTTTCGCGACCAACTTCAACCCTGAGATCAACCTCCGCGAGGTGACCGCCAACGGGCGCTACTGGGAAGATGGCAAGTGGGTGGAAACTAAGCCGCTTGAGATCGGGGGTACCTTTGATTTCCCGGCGGGCATTGGTCCCAAGAAGATCTACTGCCTGTACCACGAAGAGCTGGAGAGCCTGACGAAGCACATCCCGATCCGTCGTGCGCGTTTCTGGATGACCTTCTCGGACAACTACATCAAGCACATGGAAGTGCTGGTGAACGTGGGCATGACGGGCATCAAGCCCATCAAGTACCAGGGGGTGGACATCGTCCCCATCCAGTTCCTCAAGGCATTGCTTCCTGAGCCGGGAACGCTGGGCGCAGACACCAAGGGCAAGACCTGCATCGGCAACTGGATCGAAGGCACTGGCAAAGACGGTCAGCTCCTCCGCTACTACGTGTACAACATCTGCGACCATGAGGAGTGCTATCGCGAGACCAACTCCCAGGGTGTGAGCTACACCACCGGCGTCCCTGCCATGATCGCCGCCCGCCAGTTGCTCACGAACCCGGCGGAGTACCGCCAGCCCGGCGTGTGGAACGTCGAGCAGCTTAATCCTGATCCGTTCATGGAAGACCTCAACAAGTACGGTCTGCCCTGGGTGGAAACCTTCCCGACCGAGTCGCTGGCGGTGTAA